A stretch of the Ascaphus truei isolate aAscTru1 chromosome 4, aAscTru1.hap1, whole genome shotgun sequence genome encodes the following:
- the CCDC28A gene encoding coiled-coil domain-containing protein 28A has product MDERKMKRRSPKSSTSHPPPPANAKKTAVPPSKSTGFNNAATQPSGQKPKLKRAIKEKPKSQGEGKGASSAPIQHSFLTDVSDVQEMEKGLLSLLNDFHLGKLEAFGNECSIERMENVRGMQEKLARLHLELYGELEELPEDKRKIASDSNLDRLLSDLEELNSSIQKLHLADVQDIPKTTAN; this is encoded by the exons ATGGATGAAAGGAAGATGAAAAGGAGGAGTCCCAAATCTTCCACTAgccaccctcctcccccagctaATGCCAAGAAAACCGCTGTGCCGCCCAGTAAAAGCACCGGCTTCAACAATGCTGCAACGCAGCCCTCCGGGCAGAAACCAAAGCTGAAACG AGCTATTAAGGAGAAACCGAAATCTCAGGGAGAAGGCAAAGGGGCTTCTTCTGCTCCGATCCAGCACTCCTTTCTTACTGATGTGTCGGATGTCCAGGAGATGGAGAAAGGCCTTCTCAGTCTGCTTAATGACTTCCACTTGGGCAAACTTGAAGCTTTTG GCAATGAGTGTTCGATCGAGCGGATGGAGAATGTCCGGGGGATGCAGGAAAAACTTGCCCGCTTGCACCTGGAGCTGTACGGTGAGCTGGAAGAGCTTCCAGAAGACAAGCGCAAAATAGCCAGCGACTCCAATCTCGACCGACTGCTTTCCGAT tTGGAAGAGCTGAATTCTTCTAT